The sequence below is a genomic window from Actinomycetota bacterium.
GACGACCCGCTTCTGAGCCACGTTCTGCCCGACCCCCAAGACCGCACTGCGCGGCTGCCCGAGTACTTCGAGATCTTCGTCCGGCTCGGCCTGCGTTGGGGTGAGGCGTATGAGCTCGGCGAGACCCCGGACGGCGCGGCCGTCTGGCAGCCGCCGGGAGCCGACGTGACGCCCGAGGTCGCCGTGGAGGCGGGACTGACCAGGCTCGGAGAGGTGGTGGGGGCCGACGCGGTGCTCAGGCTAGGCCACGCACTGGACTTCCTCGAGTCGCTGCGCACCGGGCTTCCCCCGGAGCACTGGTACCTGATGGTCGTCGGGGTGACTCCGTCCAGCCAGGGACGGGGGCTCGGCTCCCAGCTGCTGCAGCCGGTGCTGGACCGGGTGGACGCGGCAGGGTTGCCCTGCTACCTGGACACAGGGGAGCCGAGGAACCTGCCCTTCTACGAAAGGCTGGGGTTCGTCGTCCACGTGGAGGCCGAGCACCCGGACAGCGGGATCACGTTCCGGGTCCTGCGCCGCGACCCCCGGTGAGCTCGGCTTGGACTACTGCGGCACCAGAGTCGCGGCCCCCGTACGAACCTCGGGCCGCACCAGGTAGACCCCGATAAGAAGGCCGAGCAGACCGACCCAGCTCAGGACCAATCCCAATACGACCGCCATTGGGATGCTCTGCCGGCGGTGGAGTGCGACCAGGACGCCGATCAGCGCCGGCAGTCCGGACCACAGCAGTGCGAATCCCATGGCTCCGCCTGTTACTCCGCTGAAGGTCCCCTCTGCGGGCCCCGGGTACTGAGCGACCCACGTTCCGTCTGCCTGCCGCGCGCAGTTGACCGGCCGTGTCGATCTGCACTCCCGCCCCGTCTCGAAGTGGTGGTCGTCATGGCCGGCCAGTGCAACACCGCTGCCGACCACCATCAACAGAAGCGAACCAACTATTCCGGCGCGCAATCCATTCATGGCTTCTCCCCACTCCCGGCGACCTGTTCGTCTGAGGTCAAGTCTCCCAGGACGGCGCGGGCGGCGTTTCGGCCCGGCGCCCCCGTCACGCCTCCGCCCGGGTGTGCCCCGGAGCCGCACAGGTACAGACCGGGCACCGGCGTGCGGTAGCCGAAGCGTCCGGCGAAGCAGTTCTCCGGAAGGATCTCGCCGTGGAAGATGTTGCCGCCGGTGAGCCCGAAGCGCTCTTCGAGGTCGGGGGGGCCCAGGACGTCACAGGCGATGACGCTGCCCGCGACGTTCGGCGCATAGGACGAAAGGGTCGCGATGACGGCGTCCCCGGCCTCCTTGCGCTGGCGCGGCCAGTCCGAGATCTCGGCAGGCGCGTACTGCGAGAAGGCCGACAGGACGTGCGTGCCTTCAGGGGCGAGCGTGGGATCCACCGATGTCTGGACGAACACCTCCATCCAGGGACGCTCCGAACAGCGGCCCCCCCGCGAGGACTCGAACGCGGCCTGCAGGTAGTCCAGGGACGGGGCGATCTCGATCGTCCCCTGGTGCTGCGGGCCCGTTCCGTGCCGGGCGGTGAAGTCCGGGGGCTCGGACAGGGCAATGTTCACCTTCACCACCGACCCCGGCGTCGGCCAGGCCTGCACCCGCTCCTCGAAGTAGGTGGCAAGGACCCCCTCCGGCACGAGCCGCAGGAACGTCGTCTTCGGGTCGGCCCCCGACAGCACGACGGAGGCGGGTATCTGGGTGCCGTCGTCCAGCTCGATTCCCGTTGCGCGTCCGTCGTCGATAAGGACGCTGTTGACCGCCGTCCCGCAGACGAACCGGACACCATGCGACTCGCACGACCGCCGCACGGCCTCAGCCAGGGCCCCCATGCCTCCACGGACCGACGCCCAGGACCCGTCCATGCCGACCAGCTCTCCTCCCATGGCGTGGAAGGCCATGACCCACGCCGTGCCGGGGTGGTGGGGGCCGGCATTCGTCCCGATCAGTCCCTGCGTCGCGAACGCTCCTCGCACTTCTTCTGAGCCGAAGAACTCGCAGACGGTGTCCGCGACGCTGCCGGTTACCGCCAGCCGCCAGACGTCCTCTCGCCCTTGCGCCCCAAGCCACCGCTGAAGCTCGTCCAGCGAAGGAGGTTCCTCGGACTCGAACACGGGACGCAGGATCCGCACCGCCTCGTCCCAGAACCGGCTCCAGGACGTGTAGCCGTCCGCGTCGGGGGCCCAGATGCGCGCCAGCTCCTCGCGGGTTCGGGCGGCGTCGCGCCAGACGAAAAAGTGGCGGCCGTCCGGCAGGGGGACGAACATCTGCGGGTCCTTGGGCCGGATCACCAGGCCGTGGCGTTCCAGTTCGAGGTCGCGGTGGATGTCCGGACGTAGCAGGCCGAAGGCGTAGCTGGCGGCGGACGTCCGGATGCCCGGTGCCAGCTCCTCGGTGACGGTGGCGCCGCCGATCACGTCCCGGCGTTCGACAACCGTGACCCGCACTCCCGCGCGGGCGAGGTAGGCGGCGGCGATCAGTCCGTTGTGACCGGCTCCCACGACCACGGCGTCCGGCGGCTGTCTCGTCACGAAGCCCTTAGGATGCCTGACGCGCATCCGCCCTCGTCCCCGAGCAGGCCCGGAGGTGATCCGTCGTGGCACGAGCCGAGGCGTCGGTCCAGGAGCGCCTGCTCACGCCGCTGTTCCTGCGGATCATCTTTTGCACGTTCGCGTACTTCACGGCCCTGGGGATCGTCATTCCTGTGCTGCCCCTGTACGTGAAGGGCCCTCTGAGCGGAGGCAACTTCTCCGTGGGAGTCACCCTCGCGATGTTCAGTCTGTCGGCGGTGCTTCTGCGTCCGATCGCCGGCAGGATCGGCGATCAGCACGGACGCAGGCTGATCATCGTCGGAGGGTGCGCCGCCGTCGCCGCGTCGTTCGCCGGCTACGTGGCGGCCGATTCGCTCCCGTTGCTCTACGCGGCCAGGGTCGTCACCGGACTGGGGGAGGCCTTCTTCTTCGTCGGGGCGGCGGCGGCCGTCCAGGACCTGGCCCCCGACCACCGTCGCGGAGAGGCGATGAGTTACTTCTCGCTCGGTCTCTACGGAGGCCTCGCCGTTGGGCCTCCCCTCGGGGAGGCGCTCCTGCGGGACACGCACTTCAGCGAGGTGTGGCTCGCCGCGGCGGCCGCCCCGGCGATGGGAGCCGTAGCCGCACTCTGGGTCCCGGACACCCGTCCGGCGGTTCGAGGGGGGCCGGGCAAGCTCATCAACAGAGCGGGGCTTCTGCCCGGCGCCGTCCTTCTCGCCAGCGTCTGGGGACTCGCCAGCTTCACGGCCTTTTTGCCCCTCTACTCCAGGGAGATAGGACTGAAGGGGTCGGGGACCATCTTCCTGGCCTACTCGCTGGTGGTTCTCCTTCTCAGGAGCGCGGGGGCCCGCATCCCCGACCGGCTCGGCTTCACCAAGTCGATCGTCCTGTCCATGATCGCGTCGGGGTCGGGACTTCTGACGATGGGACTGTGGGCGGCCCCCGCAGGGCTGTATCTGGGTGCGGTGCTGTTCGCGCTCGGACAGGGGCTTGCGTTCCCGGCCCTCATGGCGATGGCTATCGCCTCGGCCCCCGAGTCGGAGCGGGGATCGGTGGTCGGAACGGTGGGGATGTTCTTCGACGTCGCCATCGGCGTGGGGGCGCTGACCGCGGGAGCGATCGCGTCCAGGCTCGGCTACAGCGGCGCACTGATCGCGGCTGCCGCGGGAGCGGGGGCCGGCCTCGCGCTGATGGCCGGACGGTCGATGCGGGGGCCGGGCGGTGAGCCACCGGTTGCATCCCGCGACTCCTGATGCTGCGTGCCCCGCTCCCATCGCGGCGGCGGACGGTTGGACAGGTGGGGAGTCCCCGCGCCTATGCTCGGTGCCGAATCCAGGGACGAAAGGATGGGACATGCCGCTTTTCATGGATGTGCACAATCTTCCTGAGGGAGTCGGGCCCAAGGAGGTCGCCGGGGCCCACGAGGCCGACCTGGCGGTGCAGGACAAGCACGGCGTGAAGTACATCAACTACTGGGTGGACGAAAAGCAGGGCAAGGGGTTCTGCCTGGTCGACGCTCCCAACGCCGAGGCCGCGAACGCCTGCCACCGGGAAGCGCACGGACTGGTGGCCGACGAGATCTATGAGGTGACGCAGGGCTGATCGCCCTCGGGCGCTAGAACCTGTTCATCGAGTCCGGCATGCACAGTTCCGCATACTCGGACTTCAGCATGAACGTCTCGCCGTCGTGTCGTGTCCACGTGGAGCCCGTGCGCAGCCAGTCGTAGCCCTCGGCGAGGCTCTGCACGTTGATGTTCGAGATGCACTGCCGGTGCGTGCCGAACACGCTGGACATGACATCCGTGGGGTGCTGGTCGAACACACCGTGAGTCCGGCTGCGGTGCGGCGCGTTCAAGCTCGTGCCCGTGTGCCCGACAGCCAGGCAGTGGCCGAACTCGTGGATGATCAGGTTCCTGAGCCTGACTACGTGGTCTTCCTTGGGGGCGTTGCCCGCACCCGTGTTCCAGACAGTGCAGACGGACATCGAGTTGGAGAAGGCCGGGTAGGTGGGCCACCCGACACCGAGATGGAAGATGTTAGGAACCGGGTCGCCGGCCATGGCCGTGTTGACGACGATGTTGGCGTTGGCCAGGTCGTCCGGCGTGGCGTCAACGCCTAGGACGCGCGTGGTGTAGCTGAGTCCCGCCAGGTGCGGCCACCGCGACTCCAGCTGGTCAACGGCCCACTGCCAGTAGGAAGTGGCTTCGAGTGCGGCCCGCACCCCCGGGTGGTCGGCAATGGGGCTAAGCCCGGTGGCCCATGAAGGGTCGCTCACCATCGCGGCTCGGCTGACGTAGCCCGGAGGCACGATCACCACCCGCATGTT
It includes:
- a CDS encoding NAD(P)/FAD-dependent oxidoreductase translates to MTRQPPDAVVVGAGHNGLIAAAYLARAGVRVTVVERRDVIGGATVTEELAPGIRTSAASYAFGLLRPDIHRDLELERHGLVIRPKDPQMFVPLPDGRHFFVWRDAARTREELARIWAPDADGYTSWSRFWDEAVRILRPVFESEEPPSLDELQRWLGAQGREDVWRLAVTGSVADTVCEFFGSEEVRGAFATQGLIGTNAGPHHPGTAWVMAFHAMGGELVGMDGSWASVRGGMGALAEAVRRSCESHGVRFVCGTAVNSVLIDDGRATGIELDDGTQIPASVVLSGADPKTTFLRLVPEGVLATYFEERVQAWPTPGSVVKVNIALSEPPDFTARHGTGPQHQGTIEIAPSLDYLQAAFESSRGGRCSERPWMEVFVQTSVDPTLAPEGTHVLSAFSQYAPAEISDWPRQRKEAGDAVIATLSSYAPNVAGSVIACDVLGPPDLEERFGLTGGNIFHGEILPENCFAGRFGYRTPVPGLYLCGSGAHPGGGVTGAPGRNAARAVLGDLTSDEQVAGSGEKP
- a CDS encoding DUF4242 domain-containing protein, with product MPLFMDVHNLPEGVGPKEVAGAHEADLAVQDKHGVKYINYWVDEKQGKGFCLVDAPNAEAANACHREAHGLVADEIYEVTQG
- a CDS encoding MFS transporter; protein product: MARAEASVQERLLTPLFLRIIFCTFAYFTALGIVIPVLPLYVKGPLSGGNFSVGVTLAMFSLSAVLLRPIAGRIGDQHGRRLIIVGGCAAVAASFAGYVAADSLPLLYAARVVTGLGEAFFFVGAAAAVQDLAPDHRRGEAMSYFSLGLYGGLAVGPPLGEALLRDTHFSEVWLAAAAAPAMGAVAALWVPDTRPAVRGGPGKLINRAGLLPGAVLLASVWGLASFTAFLPLYSREIGLKGSGTIFLAYSLVVLLLRSAGARIPDRLGFTKSIVLSMIASGSGLLTMGLWAAPAGLYLGAVLFALGQGLAFPALMAMAIASAPESERGSVVGTVGMFFDVAIGVGALTAGAIASRLGYSGALIAAAAGAGAGLALMAGRSMRGPGGEPPVASRDS
- a CDS encoding GNAT family N-acetyltransferase, with the translated sequence DDPLLSHVLPDPQDRTARLPEYFEIFVRLGLRWGEAYELGETPDGAAVWQPPGADVTPEVAVEAGLTRLGEVVGADAVLRLGHALDFLESLRTGLPPEHWYLMVVGVTPSSQGRGLGSQLLQPVLDRVDAAGLPCYLDTGEPRNLPFYERLGFVVHVEAEHPDSGITFRVLRRDPR